The Brassica oleracea var. oleracea cultivar TO1000 chromosome C6, BOL, whole genome shotgun sequence genome includes a region encoding these proteins:
- the LOC106300987 gene encoding uncharacterized protein LOC106300987: MSTSGFSLFLGLLQLVGFLLPLRTYAIRKDIGFLEERICRTTVQGRYLISDDEGNVCNALSLDSRTRCCPLKGEKFSCHGCNILSQCCSSYEFCVSCCLNPTRTLLEKVVKIKMAKPATAGTYRTVFDFCAGRCRHSSESVVHENAYQSKFHHCFSLTSNASGANLTQVETRLLGIDVIVGRQGDSCDDVCKSRGQLCVMNKLSLLNQCDVMQRYMTCKGSCLASAGADQPAEVADDAPRDLYPGACLYSRTQSMLSCDGSHQYTRRLCPCA; encoded by the exons ATGTCGACATCTGGGTTTAGTTTGTTCCTCGGTCTTCTACAACTCGTGGGTTTCTTACTTCCGTTGAGAACATATGCAATTAG GAAGGACATCGGATTCTTAGAAGAGAGAATTTGCAGAACAACCGTACAAGGAAGGTACTTGATCTCCGACGATGAAG GCAATGTGTGTAATGCTCTGTCTTTGGATTCTCGAACCCGTTGCTGCCCATTGAAAGGAGAAAAATTCTCTTGTCA TGGATGCAACATACTTTCACAATGCTGCAGCTCTTATGAATTTTGCGTCTCTTGCTGCTTGAATCCAACTCGG ACGCTTCTCGAGAAGGTGGTGAAGATAAAAATGGCTAAGCCTGCTACAGCAG GGACATACAGGACAGTATTTGATTTTTGTGCCGGGAGATGCCGCCATAGTTCCGAGAGTGTG GTTCATGAAAATGCATACCAAAGCAAGTTTCACCATTGTTTTTCTCTGACGTCAAATGCTTCAG GGGCTAATCTTACACAAGTTGAAACAAGGCTTCTTGGCATTGACGTTATTGTCGGAAG GCAAGGAGATTCATGCGATGATGTTTGCAAGTCACGTGGACAATTGTGTGTGATGAATAAACTCTCACTTCTAAATCAATGTGACGT CATGCAAAGATACATGACTTGTAAAGGCTCCTGTTTAGCAAGTGCCGGGGCTGACCAACCTGCTGAAGTTGCAGATGATGCGCCTAGAGATTTG TATCCAGGCGCGTGCTTGTATAGCCGGACGCAATCAATGCTTTCTTGTGACGGTTCACACCAATACACCCGACGACTCTGCCCATGCGCCTAG
- the LOC106300988 gene encoding tetrapyrrole-binding protein, chloroplastic-like: MATTNSLHHHHHSSYQHHRHNLHYQSHFGPASLSLKHPTSTATFSSLICYSSSSSSALVTSATTTNTSDITTETATKFDVLATHLTNQDFKKADEETRRLLIQIAGEAAIKRGYVFFSEVKSVSVEDLQAIDNLWTKHSDGRFGYSVQRKIWLKVKKDFTRFFIKVEWMKLLDTEVVQYNYRAFPDEFKWELNDETPLGHLPLTNALRGTQLLKCVLSHPAFEIAGDDDNEEGEEAESRGGGKAQTKDTRVFKTDYSF; this comes from the coding sequence ATGGCCACCACAAACTCTCTCCACCACCACCACCACTCTTCTTACCAACACCACCGCCACAATCTCCATTACCAATCTCACTTCGGACCAGCTTCTCTCTCACTCAAACACCCCACTTCCACCGCCACATTCTCATCACTCATCTGCTATTCTTCCTCTTCCTCCTCCGCCCTCGTCACCTCTGCTACCACCACAAACACTTCCGACATAACCACTGAAACTGCAACCAAGTTCGATGTCCTAGCGACCCATCTGACCAACCAAGATTTCAAGAAAGCAGACGAAGAAACTAGGAGACTTCTCATTCAGATAGCCGGAGAAGCCGCCATAAAACGCGGCTACGTTTTCTTCTCCGAGGTGAAGTCCGTCTCCGTGGAAGATCTTCAAGCTATCGACAACCTGTGGACCAAACACAGCGATGGGAGGTTCGGATACAGCGTGCAACGCAAAATCTGGTTAAAAGTCAAGAAAGACTTTACGAGATTCTTCATTAAAGTTGAGTGGATGAAGCTTCTTGATACAGAGGTGGTTCAGTACAACTACAGAGCTTTCCCTGACGAGTTCAAGTGGGAGCTTAACGATGAAACGCCTCTAGGACACTTACCGTTAACAAACGCCTTGAGAGGAACGCAGCTTCTGAAATGCGTTTTGAGCCATCCTGCGTTTGAGATTGCTGGCGATGATGATAATGAAGAAGGAGAAGAAGCTGAGAGCAGAGGGGGTGGTAAAGCACAGACAAAAGACACAAGAGTGTTTAAAACAGATTACAGCTTCTGA